AGTTCCTGCCGTACAAATATTACGGCGCCAGCGGCAACGTGCCGGAATACGGGTTCAAGGAAGGATAGGACGCGAATGGCGAGTAGCGAATGGAAATTTCCCCATTCGCTATTCGCCACTCCCTATTCGCTTGGCCTTACGTCCCGGCCTTCACCTGCTGGATGGCCTGCGCCATCAGCTCGTCCATCTTCACGCGAAGCTGCGGCTCGGTGATGGCGACGCCCTTGGCGGTGAGGTCGGCCAGCACCTTGCGGACCACGTCGGCGTCGCCGGCTTCCTCGAAATCGGAGGCCACGACTTCCTTGGCATAGGCGGTCGCGGCCTCGCTCGTCAGTCCGAGCTTCTCCGCTACCCACATTCCGAGCAGCCGGTTGCGGCGGGCCTCGGCCTTGAACTTCTGTTCCTCGTCGAGGGCGTACTTCTTCTCGAAACCTTCCTCACGCTTGTCGAATGTGCTCATACCCCAGGGTTCCGATCTCTGTGCCAAAAATGGTTAAAACGGCCACGTTGCGGTCGCCGGCTCGCGCGCTTAGATAACGGTAGCCATTCGTTAAAACAACCGGCTTTAAGCCGCAGGGAGAGGGGTAAAACTCGCCCCAAACGGACCGGATCGATTGTACTCGATAGGCCAATCGGATAGGTTGCCTTTGGGCCCGGTTCTTGTTCTGTTTCCCGTTCCTGGCCTTCACGGCAGCTCCGTCGTGGGTCGCAATCCCTATGTCATCCGGAGCACACCAAATTCATGGATTTCAACAACACACGGTACATCCCAATGAGCCGTCGACGCCGCATTTATGAAGGCAAGGCCAAGGTCCTCTACGAAGGCCCGGAGCCGGGAACCCTGATCCAGCACTTCAAGGACGACGCGACCGCGTTCAATGCCAAGAAACACCAGGTGATCGAGGGCAAGGGCGTCCTCAACAACCGGATTTCGGAGTACCTGTTTCAGCACCTCAACGACATCGGGGTGCCGACCCACTTCATCCGCCGGCTCAACATGCGCGAGCAGCTGATTCGCGAGGTCGAGATCGTGCCGCTCGAGGTGGTGGTGCGGAACGTGGCGGCGGGCTCGCTGTCGCAGCGCCTCGGCATCGAGGAAGGTACCCAGCTGCCGCGCTCGATCATCGAGTTCTATTACAAGAACGACCAGCTCAACGACCCAATGGTCTCGGAAGAGCACATCACGGCGTTTGGCTGGGCCACGCCGCAGGAAATCGACGACATCATGGCGCTGGCCATCCGCGTCAACGACTTCCTGACCGGACTGTTTCTGGGCATCGGCATCCGCCTGGTCGATTTCAAGATGGAATGCGGCCGGCTGTTCGAGAACGACATGATGCGAATCATCGTCGCCGACGAGATCTCGCCCGATTCGTGCCGGCTATGGGACGTCAAGTCGAACGAGAAGCTCGACAAGGACCGCTTCCGCCGGGATCTCGGCGGCCTTTTGGAGGCCTATACCGAGGTCGCGAAAAGGCTGGGCATCCTGATGGAAAACGAGCGGCCGGTCGGCTCCGGTCCGGTGCTGGTCAAGAGCTAGAGGTCGGAAGTGAAAGCGCGCGTCACCGTTACACTGAAATCAGGCATTCTCGATCCGCAGGGCAAGGCCATCGAAGGGGCGCTGAAATCGCTCGGCGTCGACGGCGTCGCCAGCGTGCGCCAGGGCAAGGTATTCGACATCGAGATGTCGGGCTCCGACAAGGCCAAGGCGGAAGCCGCGCTGAAGGCCGCGGCCGACAAGCTGCTGGCGAACACCGTGATCGAGAATTACCGGGTTGAACTTCTCTAGGCCGATACCTCGATGAAATCCGCTGTTCTCGTTTTCCCCGGAATCAATCGCGAGCGCGACATGGCGCGCGCGCTGAAACTCGTATCGGGCCATGAAGCTGCGATGGTCTGGCATGCCGAGACCGCGCTGCCGAAGGGCACCGATCTGGTCGTAGTGCCGGGCGGGTTTTCTTATGGCGACTACCTGCGCTGCGGCGCCATCGCTGCCCGCGCGCCCGTGATGAACGCGGTGCGTGCTTTCGCTGCCGATGGCGGCTTGGTGCTCGGGGTCTGCAACGGTTTCCAGATTCTCTGCGAGGCAGGGCTGTTGCCCGGCGTGCTGATGCGCAATGCGCGGCTGAAATTCATCTGCCATGACGTGCATCTGCGGGTCGAGCGCTCCGACACGCCGTTCACCCGCGGCTACAATGCCGGCCAAATCATCCGCGTGCCGGTCGCCCATGGCGAGGGCAATTACGAGGCCGACGAAGAGACGCTGAAGCGGCTGGAGGGCGAGGGCAGGGTGCTCTATCGCTACTGCTCCGCCGAAGGCGTGGTCGACGAGCAATCCAACATCAACGGCGCCGCGAACTCGATCGCCGGCATCGTCAACGAGCGCGGCAATGTGCTCGGCATGATGCCGCATCCGGAAAATCACGTCGAAGACATCATGGGCTGCACCGACGGCCGCGGCCTGTTCGCAGGGCTGGTGGCGCATCTGGAGCGCGCGGCGTGAACGCCATAGCGTTTTCAAGCGAAGTGGGGACCGGTTCGCGTGAAGAAAACGCATCAAAATAAAGTCAGGGCGCGGCTGCTTGCAGTCGTCGCGGTGCTTTCGTTTGCCGCTGCCGCCCAGGCTCAGGACTACCCGAAGCGTCCCATCACCATGATCGTGCCGTTCGCGGCCGGCGGCACCTCCGACGTCATCGCGCGCACGGTCGCCGAACAGATGGGCGCATCGCTCGGACAGACCATCGTGATCGAGAATATCGCCGGTGCCGGTGGCTCAACCGCGTTGACACGGGCCGCGCGCGCGGAAGCGGATGGCTACACCATCGCAATCGGCAACGCCGGCACCAGCGCCGCCTCCTACACCATCTACCCGAAGTTGCCGTTCACGCCCGACTCCTTCGCGCCGATCGCCATGGTGGCGAAGACTTTCGGCATCGTGGCGCTGCGCAAGGACTTTCCGGCCAAAGACCTCAAGGAGTTCATCGCCTACGCCAGGAGCAATCCCGGCAGGATCAATCTCGGTCATGCCGGCGTCGGCTCGTCGAACTTCCTGATCTGCAAGAGCTTCGTGCGGGCGGCAGGCATCGATGTGCAACTGGTCGGCTATCGTGGTGCTGCGCCGGCTTTGACGGATGCGATCGGCGGCCAGATCGACGGCGTCTGCGACGCCGCAGCTTCCGTTTCCCAGCCGATCGGCGACAAACTGGTGAAGGGGTTGGTGGTCGGCTCGACCGTGCGGCTTTCGACGTTGCCGGATTTGCCGACCTCGGCCGAAGCCGGCCTTCCCGAATTCGAGGCGCAAGGCTGGAACGGCCTGTTTGCGCCGAAGGGCACGCCGCCCGAGATTATCGCCAAGTTGAACGCATCTGCGCGCACGGCGGTGGAGAGCGAGCAGGTCAAGAAGCGCTTTGCCGATCTGTCGACGGTCGCACCCGATGCCAACGAGCACGCCCCGGAAGTCTTGCAGCAGCTGGTGACGCGAGACGTCGAAAAGTATCGCAAGCTGCTGGAGGAGAAGAGGTAAATCGTTTTTCGAAGGCAATCACTCTGTCAGCTGGGGCCAGAACCGGTCATCGCCCGCCACCTCGCGAGACTGGCCGCGGGCCAGATCTCTTCCCTGTCATAGAACTCTTCGACGGCGGGCACGTTGGAGGGTAACACGATCCATGGCTGCTTCGACATCGTGAAAATGTGAACGTTCGGCGGTAGCGCATCCGGCGTGTCGAGCGTACCGACGCGAACGAAGCGGAAGCGATCGCCCGAACCCGCGAAGTTACTCCAGACCGCGATACGGCATTTGGGGCATCGTGAAATCTTCTGGCCCTTGCCGCTGAGAGAAGGAGTCACGACGATTTCAGGCTCGCCGGAGAGTAGTTCGACCCGGTCGGCTTCGATCATGGCATTGAGCGCAAACGATGCGCCGCTTTCGCGCTGGCACCATCGGCAATGACAGCAGTGAACGAAGAGGGGACGCTCCGTCATGCGGTAGCGGACGTTCCCGCACGTGCAGCCGCCCTCGATTGCGAATGTGCTCATGACCATGCTCCATCGTAGCGGCCTCGTCATCGAGGCAGACAACCGAGGTTGCTGCCAGGTTAGCGAATGCCTGATCCTGCCGTCAAACCCGGCTGGCAGATGGCTATGCCTGCGTTCGGCACAAGCCACCGGAAAACGGCTATCGCAGCCAGTGCGCCTGCGGCTTCGGCGGCAACGAAGCCAACAACATCCGACGGTCGGATGCCGGCGAACGTATCGGTGAGGGCCCGGGCGACGGTCACCGCGGGATTTGCGAAGTCGGTCGCCGTAAACCAGAAGGCTCCGCCTATATAGGCGGCAACCGCGCCCGCGACCGAAGAAGGGCGCGTCAGCGAACATGTCCAGACAATGCCCACCAGGCCAAAGGTCGACACGAATTCGCTGAACAGCTGCGATGGCCCGCTTCGCACATGTCTCGACAGGGAAAACACCGGCACGTCAAACATGAGGTGCGCTACACCCACTCCGATCACGGCCCCGGCAATCTGGATCGGCATATAGGCCACAGCGGCGCGGGGCGAGATATCGCCGCGGATCGCCATCGCAAATGTGATCAGCGGATTGAAGTGCGCGCCTGAAAGCGGCGCAAACCATTCGATCAAGGCGAACAGCGCGGCTGCTGTCGCCAGCGCGTTGGCAAGCAGCGCGATCGCGGCATTCCCGGCAGAAAGGCGTTCTCCCAGAATTCCGGAGCCGACCACCGCAACAAGCAGGAATCCCGTCCCGAGCGCCTCCGCCGTCAGGCGACGCCGGAGCGATATCAATTGGACCGCGCCGCGCGCATTGGTCGTCTCCGCAACACCGATGCCATGAAAGACCTCGGCGTATCGCTGTTGCATCTTGCCGGCCATGCCATCTGTCCTCAGGTGACCTGAGAGACCTTGTAGGCAATCCCGCCTTCGATCAGATATCCCGACCCTACGCAGACAATGTCGTTCAGCCAGGCGTATTGCTTCGCTCCCGTTTCGAACAGAGGGTTGGTCCGGAAGTAGTAGCGAGCAGGATCGACCTGATATCTTTTGACCGGATCGGCCATGTCGGCTCGCAGTTCGGGCGGCGTGATCCAGCGGCCGCCGTAGGTCATGTGCACCAGAGCGTCATCATGGGTGCGCAGGGTCAATCGCACGTCCAGCGTCATAGCTCCGTCGGCACGAAACAAGGCCCAGTCGCCGCCGCCAGCGAGAACCTCGCCACGCAATTTGGGGCCTTCGAAGGTGCCGCCGGCAGCGCCGAACAAAATCCGCCGACCCAGCGGGCCGTCGCCGATATTCAGCCGCGGATTCAAATCGATGACGATGTCGAACAGGTGGGTGGTCTCGATGTCGCCGATGGCCTTCACGCGTGGGTCTGATGTCATGAGTCGTTGCCTTCAATTGCGGGGAGGGTGATGCGGATGCCGCGCGCTATTCGGCCGCGAGCTGTGCAGCGGCGGCGTCTCCGAAGATCTTTCGCCGGACCGCGTCGGTGGACACGCCGGATTGGGCGCAGAGCGCCGACAGGTCAAAGAAGAACCGTTCGCCGGCAATCAGGTCGTCCTTGAAGGCGAATTGGATGTATACCGGCAGCTCAGCGCGCCTGCCGTTGGGGACTACGCCGAACCGATCGCCGGTCATGGTCATGTGCACCGTGCCCCAGCAGATCAACGCATCGTCGTTGCTGGCGCGACCTTGCAGGGCGACGTTGTAGTCAGGAAAGGACGCGAAGAACCTGGTCAGCGCCTTCTCGTTCTCGGCGAGGCCCCGCGCCATCGTCCCGAAGGCCGGGCTCTCAAGCAGCATTTCGGAGTGGAGAAGTCTTAAAGCCGCAGGCAGGTCCTGGCGGCTCTTGGCGACCGCCAGCGCCTGCGCCAGTTCGAACATCCGATTGCCGTTCATGTGATCCTCCGATCTGCGGCATGTCACGCTCATTCCGGATGCCTGGGTGGCAGTCGGCCGTACAAACATTCGAGATGTCTTTAACATACCGAATGTATGTAATATATTGAGAGACTAAACGACGTCAAGCGGTATGTTGCCTTCATGGACAAGAGCAAACCTGAGCGAAGTCGGCGCGAGGAGTACACGGAGGCAACCCGACTGGCGCTGCTGTCGGCCGGCCGTGATGTATTTGCGAAGGAGGGCTATCAGGCGGCTGGAATCGAGACGATCTCGCGGGCGGCGCGGGTGACGCGAGGCGCCTTCTATCACCACTTCGATGACAAGAAGGCCCTGTTCGATGCCGTCGTCGTGTCCCTGCAATCGGAGGCGGCTGCCAAGATCGGCGAACGGGCCCGGGCGCAGCGGAAGATATGGGAACGTCTGAGCGTGGGGATCGACGCGTATCTGGACGCCTGTCTCGAGCCGGCTTACGGGCGCATTGTCATCCAGGAGGCGGCGGCGGTGCTTGGCAACGAGCGCTATCGGGAAATCGAAGAGGCCTATCCGATGGCGCTTCTCACCGCGACCCTGAACGCCCTGAAGCGCGAGGGCGAACTCGATTTCGAGGACATCGATCTTCTCAGCCGCATGGTAGACGCCATGATCTGCAAGATGGCGCTCATGCTGCCGGAGGCGGACCACCCCAAGAAACTGCGAGAGCGTGGACAGAAGATCATCGGCAGCCTGCTCGGCGCCTTCCGCCGGGGATGATTGGCGTCCGCCTCATTGCTCCGCGGCTGGCCCGGACTTGCGTCCGTTCAGTCTTGCGCGGAACTGGTCGATCCTTCGTCCGTAGCCGCCGCCGGGGACGGTCATGGCGGCGACGCCGGCCATCACCAGCAGCAATCCGAGCGCCAGGTTCGACGGTACGGTTTCGCCGAGCAGCACGACCGACAGGCCGACGCCGATCGGAATGCGCAAATAGCCCTGCGCGTTGGTGGTCAGCGTGCCCAATCGCGTCAGGCACATGTAGAACAGCATCAATCCGAGCGCACTCGAGAAAATTCCCATGGTGACGGTGGCGGCGAGCGCTTCCGGCGTCGGCCGCAAGGTCCAGGGGTGCTCGACGATCAGCGCCGCCGGCAGCAGGATGAGACCGCCGAACAGCAGCGAGCCCGCCGCCACCACCATCGGGTCGTACTCGGTCAGCCGCAGCCCGAAGATCGTGGCGCAGGCAAAGGAGACGGTGGCGACCAGGATGACCATCTCGGCGAAGATATTGCCGCCGAGTCCGCCGAGCGAGTCGAGGCCGATGATGACGGCGGTTCCGGCGAGCCCCAGCACGGCGCCGGCGAGTTTCAGGAGCGTGGCCGGTTCATGCCGGGTGATGCCCCAGGTGATGAGGAAGGCGAAGATCGGCGTGGTCGACGCCAGCACCACGGTCGGCGCCGCCGCCACATATTGCTGCGCCCAGGTGATCATCAGGAACGGAATCGTCGAATTGATGGTCTGCTGCTGGGCGAACAGTTTCCAGGCCCTGGCATCGGCCGGAATTCGCATGCCCCGCGCGCGCAAAATCATGAGCAGAAAGCCGGCGGCGATCAGCGAGCGCGCCGAGATGAAGGTGATCGGAGGGATCGAGCCGAGGCCGATCTTGGTCAGCGGATAGGTCGAACTCCAGCAGCACGCCAGCGCCAGCAGCAGCGCGTAATCGCGCCAGCGGTGAGGGGCCCTTGGAGACCGGGCTGGATCCGGTGGCGCGGGTGGTGGGTCGCCTTCTATCGCTGCCATTTTCTTGAGCAACTCAATTCTCCCGGCGCGCCGGCCGCTCACAAGTCAGGAAACGCCGGGGATTGAGAGAGGCCGGGTCGAATCAGGTGGCAACCGCGCCCGCCTTTGCCGGCGGCTTCCACTTCACCCGCTTGATGGTGCCGGAAAAGGTGAATAGCGTCCGCTCGCCGGCTTTCAGCACGCCGCGCAGGAAGATCATCGAGCCGCCGGCCCGCATGACCTCGCCGGTACCCTCGACCAGCTCGCCTTCGCGCGCGCCGTCGAGAAATTCGCAGCCGAACGATACCGTCACTCCCGGACCCTGCAGCACGGGTGCGGCAAAGGCGAACAGGCAGTAGTCCGCAAACGTCATGAAGCAGCCGCCATGGACGTTGCGCATGCCGTTGAGGTGCTTCTTCTCGACCCGGAACGCACAACGCACGCTGCCGTCGTCCTCCATCCGGTGCCAGAACGGCCCGGTATGGGATTCGAAGTGGTCGCGGATCCAGGTGCGCCAGCCGGCGAATTCGCCCTCGGTTTCGACGTGCAGATCGGGACGGTGGAGGAATGCGGATTTGGTGATGTCGTCCAAGTGAAAAGGCCTTCAATTGAGGGTTTGAATCCTTAAATCCGATCCAGAACTGATGTGCAAACCCCGACAATGCATGGACCGCCCGCAAATCTATGGACAGCGGGAAAATGCGCCTAAAAAGGCCTTTTCCGGCCCCTCCGATCTCCCTAATAAGGGGACCTCAATCGCCCAAAGAGCCTCATGAACCAGCCCCAGATTACCCCCGAACTCGTCGCCAGCCACGGCCTCAAGCCCGACGAGTATGAGCGCATTCTCAAGCTGATCGGCCGGGTGCCGACCTTCACCGAGCTCGGGATTTTCTCGGCGATGTGGAACGAGCACTGCTCGTACAAGTCCTCACGTATCCATCTTCGGGGCCTGCCGACCAAGGCGCCCTGGGTGATCCAGGGGCCGGGCGAGAACGCCGGCGTGATCGATATCGGCGACGGCCAGGCGGTGGTCTTCAAGATGGAGAGCCACAACCATCCGAGCTACATCGAGCCCTATCAGGGCGCGACCACCGGCGTCGGTGGCATTTTGCGCGATGTGTTCACGATGGGCGCGCGCCCGATCGCCTGCCTCAATGCGCTCTCGTTCG
The genomic region above belongs to Bradyrhizobium sediminis and contains:
- a CDS encoding DUF1476 domain-containing protein; its protein translation is MSTFDKREEGFEKKYALDEEQKFKAEARRNRLLGMWVAEKLGLTSEAATAYAKEVVASDFEEAGDADVVRKVLADLTAKGVAITEPQLRVKMDELMAQAIQQVKAGT
- the purC gene encoding phosphoribosylaminoimidazolesuccinocarboxamide synthase, with the translated sequence MSRRRRIYEGKAKVLYEGPEPGTLIQHFKDDATAFNAKKHQVIEGKGVLNNRISEYLFQHLNDIGVPTHFIRRLNMREQLIREVEIVPLEVVVRNVAAGSLSQRLGIEEGTQLPRSIIEFYYKNDQLNDPMVSEEHITAFGWATPQEIDDIMALAIRVNDFLTGLFLGIGIRLVDFKMECGRLFENDMMRIIVADEISPDSCRLWDVKSNEKLDKDRFRRDLGGLLEAYTEVAKRLGILMENERPVGSGPVLVKS
- the purS gene encoding phosphoribosylformylglycinamidine synthase subunit PurS encodes the protein MKARVTVTLKSGILDPQGKAIEGALKSLGVDGVASVRQGKVFDIEMSGSDKAKAEAALKAAADKLLANTVIENYRVELL
- the purQ gene encoding phosphoribosylformylglycinamidine synthase subunit PurQ, with the protein product MKSAVLVFPGINRERDMARALKLVSGHEAAMVWHAETALPKGTDLVVVPGGFSYGDYLRCGAIAARAPVMNAVRAFAADGGLVLGVCNGFQILCEAGLLPGVLMRNARLKFICHDVHLRVERSDTPFTRGYNAGQIIRVPVAHGEGNYEADEETLKRLEGEGRVLYRYCSAEGVVDEQSNINGAANSIAGIVNERGNVLGMMPHPENHVEDIMGCTDGRGLFAGLVAHLERAA
- a CDS encoding tripartite tricarboxylate transporter substrate binding protein BugD; this encodes MKKTHQNKVRARLLAVVAVLSFAAAAQAQDYPKRPITMIVPFAAGGTSDVIARTVAEQMGASLGQTIVIENIAGAGGSTALTRAARAEADGYTIAIGNAGTSAASYTIYPKLPFTPDSFAPIAMVAKTFGIVALRKDFPAKDLKEFIAYARSNPGRINLGHAGVGSSNFLICKSFVRAAGIDVQLVGYRGAAPALTDAIGGQIDGVCDAAASVSQPIGDKLVKGLVVGSTVRLSTLPDLPTSAEAGLPEFEAQGWNGLFAPKGTPPEIIAKLNASARTAVESEQVKKRFADLSTVAPDANEHAPEVLQQLVTRDVEKYRKLLEEKR
- a CDS encoding GFA family protein, coding for MSTFAIEGGCTCGNVRYRMTERPLFVHCCHCRWCQRESGASFALNAMIEADRVELLSGEPEIVVTPSLSGKGQKISRCPKCRIAVWSNFAGSGDRFRFVRVGTLDTPDALPPNVHIFTMSKQPWIVLPSNVPAVEEFYDREEIWPAASLARWRAMTGSGPS
- a CDS encoding aquaporin; this translates as MAGKMQQRYAEVFHGIGVAETTNARGAVQLISLRRRLTAEALGTGFLLVAVVGSGILGERLSAGNAAIALLANALATAAALFALIEWFAPLSGAHFNPLITFAMAIRGDISPRAAVAYMPIQIAGAVIGVGVAHLMFDVPVFSLSRHVRSGPSQLFSEFVSTFGLVGIVWTCSLTRPSSVAGAVAAYIGGAFWFTATDFANPAVTVARALTDTFAGIRPSDVVGFVAAEAAGALAAIAVFRWLVPNAGIAICQPGLTAGSGIR
- a CDS encoding DUF3237 domain-containing protein; its protein translation is MKAIGDIETTHLFDIVIDLNPRLNIGDGPLGRRILFGAAGGTFEGPKLRGEVLAGGGDWALFRADGAMTLDVRLTLRTHDDALVHMTYGGRWITPPELRADMADPVKRYQVDPARYYFRTNPLFETGAKQYAWLNDIVCVGSGYLIEGGIAYKVSQVT
- a CDS encoding ester cyclase, with the protein product MFELAQALAVAKSRQDLPAALRLLHSEMLLESPAFGTMARGLAENEKALTRFFASFPDYNVALQGRASNDDALICWGTVHMTMTGDRFGVVPNGRRAELPVYIQFAFKDDLIAGERFFFDLSALCAQSGVSTDAVRRKIFGDAAAAQLAAE
- a CDS encoding TetR/AcrR family transcriptional regulator; this translates as MDKSKPERSRREEYTEATRLALLSAGRDVFAKEGYQAAGIETISRAARVTRGAFYHHFDDKKALFDAVVVSLQSEAAAKIGERARAQRKIWERLSVGIDAYLDACLEPAYGRIVIQEAAAVLGNERYREIEEAYPMALLTATLNALKREGELDFEDIDLLSRMVDAMICKMALMLPEADHPKKLRERGQKIIGSLLGAFRRG
- a CDS encoding DMT family transporter, which encodes MAAIEGDPPPAPPDPARSPRAPHRWRDYALLLALACCWSSTYPLTKIGLGSIPPITFISARSLIAAGFLLMILRARGMRIPADARAWKLFAQQQTINSTIPFLMITWAQQYVAAAPTVVLASTTPIFAFLITWGITRHEPATLLKLAGAVLGLAGTAVIIGLDSLGGLGGNIFAEMVILVATVSFACATIFGLRLTEYDPMVVAAGSLLFGGLILLPAALIVEHPWTLRPTPEALAATVTMGIFSSALGLMLFYMCLTRLGTLTTNAQGYLRIPIGVGLSVVLLGETVPSNLALGLLLVMAGVAAMTVPGGGYGRRIDQFRARLNGRKSGPAAEQ
- a CDS encoding PaaI family thioesterase; this encodes MDDITKSAFLHRPDLHVETEGEFAGWRTWIRDHFESHTGPFWHRMEDDGSVRCAFRVEKKHLNGMRNVHGGCFMTFADYCLFAFAAPVLQGPGVTVSFGCEFLDGAREGELVEGTGEVMRAGGSMIFLRGVLKAGERTLFTFSGTIKRVKWKPPAKAGAVAT